Within the Planctomycetota bacterium genome, the region CCTCGTGGGGCTCCCGCTTCGGCTGGTCGGCCGGGGTGTAGTCGTCCTTGGCCGGGTCGTAGGGCGTATAGGTCGTGTACATGCCTCCCATGGTGTAGTGCACCGCGGGGAAGATTTTCATCGGGACCTCGCGCGGGTCGTCGCCGGTGAATTTCTCGTAGATCTCGAGGATGGCGGCGAGCTTGTCCTTCGTTGCCTTGGGCAGGTGGGTGATGTCGAGGTAGACCATCTGCCCGCCGCCGATGCCCATGCCCTTTTCGCAGATCCAGAAGATTTCACGGGTGGCGATGTCGCGGGGGACGAGGTTGCCGTAGTCGGGATACTTCTCTTCGAGGAAGTACAGGCGTTCTTCTTCGGGGATGTCGAGCGGGTGCCGGTCGTCGCCCTGCTTCCGGGGGACCCAGACTCGGCCGCCCTCGCCGCGCGCCGATTCGGACATCAACCGGCATTTGTCTTCGCCGGGGATCGCCGTCGGGTGCACCTGGATCATCTCCGGGTTGCCCAGCGCGGCACCGGCCTGGTAGCAGCGCGAGGGCGCGCCGCCGGTGCAGATCACAGACATGGTGGACTTGCCGTAGATCAGTCCGTTGCCGCCGGTGGCCATGACGACCGCGTCGGCGAGGAAAGGCTTGATCTCCATGGTCCGCATGTCCTGAGCGACGATGCCCTTGCACTGGCCGTCGTCGTTGAGGATGGGCCAGAGGAACTCCCAGAACTCGTACTTCTTGATTTTGCCCTCGGCCTCGAAGCGGCGCGTCTGTTCGTCGAGGCCGTAGAGCAGTTGCTGACCGGTCGAGGCGCCCGCGAAGTGCGTCCGCTTGAAGAGTGAACCGCCGAAGAGGCGCAGGTCGCGTTGGCCCTCGTTGGTGCGGTTGAACGGCACGCCCATGCGGTCGAGCAGGTTGATGATCTTCGGTGCCCAGTGGGTCATCTCGAAGACGGGCGGCTGGTGATTGAGGAAATCGCCGCCGTAGAGCGTCTCGTCCATGTGCTGGAACTCGGAGTAACCCTGTTGGGCCGCGA harbors:
- a CDS encoding FAD-binding protein, translated to MSEHPRVIVVGGGLAGLAAAVRVAEAGVAVDLFSMVPVKRSHSVCAQGGINACNKVAAQQGYSEFQHMDETLYGGDFLNHQPPVFEMTHWAPKIINLLDRMGVPFNRTNEGQRDLRLFGGSLFKRTHFAGASTGQQLLYGLDEQTRRFEAEGKIKKYEFWEFLWPILNDDGQCKGIVAQDMRTMEIKPFLADAVVMATGGNGLIYGKSTMSVICTGGAPSRCYQAGAALGNPEMIQVHPTAIPGEDKCRLMSESARGEGGRVWVPRKQGDDRHPLDIPEEERLYFLEEKYPDYGNLVPRDIATREIFWICEKGMGIGGGQMVYLDITHLPKATKDKLAAILEIYEKFTGDDPREVPMKIFPAVHYTMGGMYTTYTPYDPAKDDYTPADQPKREPHEGMLYGDPANMMTNIPGLYAFGETNYAYHGATRLGANALLSCIFDGLFCGLSVANYARKPEGKKAADTPDATVEKYVRQEQDKVAKLTESKGSNNPYEIHKQMGQEMIASATVVKTEERLLQARAKLNELGEQYRDLKISDTGLYTNQNVSFARAVGDMLIYAQAIIEGSIARKESRGSHYRDDYPTRIDDPFHATTKCWYDESQPGNTRIEWEPVPLPLVPLRERNYGAAASATKTEDKPAETAASQ